A single region of the Leisingera thetidis genome encodes:
- a CDS encoding valine--tRNA ligase produces the protein MAMEKTFNAAEAESRLYKAWEEAGCFKAGANAKPEASAYCIMIPPPNVTGVLHMGHAFNNTLQDILIRWKRMQGYDTLWQPGTDHAGIATQMVVERELAKTQQPSRRELGREKFLEKVWEWKEKSGGTIVEQLKRLGASCDFSRTAFTMAGAAGDTRTGHENSPNFHDAVIKVFVEMYNKGLIYRGKRLVNWDPHFETAISDLEVENIEVAGHMWHFKYPLANGATYTYVEKDADGNVILEEERDYISIATTRPETMLGDGAVAVHPSDERYAPIVGCLCEIPVGPKEHRRLIPIITDEYPDKDFGSGAVKITGAHDFNDYQVAKRGGIPMYRLMDTKGQMRADGAPYAETAGIAMAVAKGEQTLSENEADAVNLVPDDLRGLDRFEARKLVVEQITSEGLAVMHTVTKTDPDTGEEVEVLEPYVENKPIMQPFGDRSKVVIEPMLTDQWFVDAEKVVTPALDAVRNGDVKILPESGEKTYYHWLENIEPWCISRQLWWGHQIPVWYGTKIINRTSTNPERYEALNAKHNRGEFAVFTGANFEDVRKQAREYYDEDVLEVTDLVEAKEHGFKDGKFPLFRDPDVLDTWFSSGLWPIGTLGWPEWTEETKKYFPTSTLVTGQDILFFWVARMMMMQLAVLDENLPVKERIPFDTVYLHGLVRDAKGKKMSKSTGNVVDPLEIIEEFGADALRFSSAAMAALGGVLKLDMERLKGYRNFGTKLWNAVNFAHFNNVYDETVPAHACPDAKAAVNQWIIGETAKVRVEVDAALEAYRFNDAANALYAFVWGKVCDWYIELSKPLFGSEDEAVIAETRQTLGWVLDQCMILLHPIMPFITEELWGNTAKREKMLVHADWPAYGTELVNADADREMNWVITAIENIRSTRAQMHVPAGAKIPMVVTEFSDQARAAWEKNEAMIQKLARITSLEQVESFPKGCASVAAPGAAFGLPLADVIDVDAEKARLEKTLGKLAKELGGLRGRLNNPKFAASAPEEVVAEARENLAAREEEEAKVKEALARLAEIG, from the coding sequence ATGGCGATGGAAAAGACGTTCAACGCGGCCGAAGCGGAGAGCCGCCTTTACAAGGCCTGGGAAGAGGCGGGCTGTTTCAAGGCCGGCGCAAACGCCAAGCCCGAGGCCTCCGCTTACTGCATCATGATCCCGCCGCCGAACGTGACCGGTGTGCTGCACATGGGCCATGCCTTCAACAACACCCTGCAGGACATCCTGATCCGCTGGAAGCGGATGCAGGGCTATGACACCCTGTGGCAGCCGGGCACCGACCATGCGGGGATCGCCACCCAGATGGTGGTCGAACGTGAGCTGGCGAAAACCCAGCAGCCCTCGCGCCGCGAGCTGGGCCGCGAGAAATTCCTGGAGAAGGTCTGGGAGTGGAAAGAGAAGTCCGGCGGCACCATCGTCGAGCAGCTGAAACGGCTCGGCGCCTCCTGCGATTTTTCCCGCACCGCTTTCACCATGGCAGGTGCCGCGGGAGACACCCGCACCGGCCACGAGAACTCCCCCAACTTCCACGATGCCGTGATCAAGGTGTTTGTGGAGATGTACAACAAGGGGCTGATCTACCGCGGCAAGAGGCTGGTGAACTGGGACCCGCATTTTGAGACCGCGATCTCCGACCTTGAGGTCGAGAACATCGAAGTGGCAGGCCACATGTGGCACTTCAAGTACCCGCTCGCGAACGGCGCCACCTACACCTATGTGGAAAAGGACGCGGACGGCAACGTGATCCTCGAAGAGGAGCGCGACTATATCTCCATCGCCACCACCCGGCCCGAGACCATGCTGGGCGACGGCGCGGTGGCGGTGCATCCCTCGGATGAACGTTACGCGCCAATCGTCGGCTGCTTGTGCGAAATCCCGGTTGGCCCCAAGGAGCACCGCCGCCTGATCCCGATCATCACCGATGAATACCCGGACAAGGACTTCGGCTCGGGCGCGGTGAAGATCACCGGCGCGCATGACTTCAACGACTACCAGGTCGCCAAGCGCGGCGGCATTCCGATGTACCGCCTGATGGACACCAAGGGCCAGATGCGGGCCGACGGCGCGCCTTATGCCGAGACCGCGGGCATCGCCATGGCGGTGGCCAAGGGCGAGCAGACCCTGAGTGAGAACGAGGCCGACGCCGTCAACCTGGTGCCGGACGACCTGCGTGGCCTCGACCGGTTCGAGGCGCGTAAACTGGTGGTGGAGCAGATCACCAGCGAAGGCCTGGCGGTGATGCACACCGTCACCAAGACAGATCCGGACACCGGCGAAGAGGTTGAGGTTCTGGAACCCTACGTCGAGAACAAGCCGATCATGCAGCCCTTTGGCGACCGCTCCAAGGTTGTGATCGAGCCGATGCTGACCGACCAGTGGTTCGTGGACGCGGAAAAGGTTGTCACCCCGGCGCTGGATGCGGTGCGCAATGGCGACGTGAAGATCCTGCCGGAAAGCGGTGAGAAGACCTACTATCACTGGCTGGAAAACATCGAGCCCTGGTGCATCTCGCGCCAGCTGTGGTGGGGTCATCAGATCCCGGTTTGGTATGGTACGAAAATCATCAACCGGACTTCGACAAATCCTGAGCGCTACGAGGCCCTGAACGCGAAACACAACCGCGGAGAATTCGCAGTTTTCACAGGTGCAAACTTTGAAGACGTGCGTAAGCAAGCCCGTGAATACTACGATGAGGATGTCCTTGAAGTTACCGATCTTGTGGAAGCCAAGGAACACGGCTTCAAAGATGGGAAATTTCCGCTCTTCCGCGACCCCGACGTGCTGGACACTTGGTTTTCCTCCGGCCTCTGGCCGATCGGCACTCTGGGCTGGCCGGAATGGACCGAGGAGACCAAGAAATACTTCCCGACCTCGACCCTGGTCACCGGTCAGGACATTCTGTTCTTCTGGGTGGCCCGGATGATGATGATGCAGCTGGCGGTGCTGGACGAAAACCTGCCGGTCAAGGAGCGCATCCCCTTCGACACCGTCTACCTGCACGGCCTGGTGCGCGACGCCAAGGGCAAGAAGATGTCGAAATCCACCGGCAACGTGGTCGACCCGCTGGAAATCATCGAGGAATTCGGCGCCGACGCGCTGCGCTTCTCCTCCGCTGCCATGGCAGCCCTGGGCGGCGTGCTGAAGCTGGATATGGAGCGGCTCAAGGGCTACCGGAATTTCGGCACCAAGCTGTGGAATGCGGTGAACTTTGCCCATTTCAACAATGTCTATGATGAAACTGTACCTGCCCATGCCTGCCCGGATGCCAAGGCGGCCGTGAACCAGTGGATCATCGGCGAGACCGCCAAGGTGCGGGTTGAAGTGGACGCGGCCCTGGAGGCCTACCGCTTCAACGACGCGGCCAATGCGCTTTATGCCTTTGTCTGGGGCAAGGTCTGCGATTGGTACATCGAGCTGTCGAAGCCGCTGTTCGGCTCGGAAGATGAAGCCGTGATCGCCGAGACCCGCCAGACGCTGGGCTGGGTGCTGGATCAGTGCATGATCCTGCTGCATCCGATCATGCCCTTCATCACCGAAGAGCTGTGGGGCAACACTGCCAAGCGCGAGAAGATGCTGGTGCATGCCGATTGGCCCGCCTACGGCACCGAGCTGGTGAATGCCGATGCCGACCGCGAAATGAACTGGGTGATCACCGCGATTGAGAACATCCGCTCCACCCGCGCCCAGATGCATGTGCCCGCGGGCGCCAAGATCCCGATGGTGGTGACGGAATTCTCCGATCAGGCCCGCGCGGCCTGGGAGAAGAACGAGGCGATGATCCAAAAACTGGCCCGCATCACCTCGCTGGAGCAGGTGGAGAGCTTCCCCAAGGGCTGCGCCTCGGTCGCCGCACCCGGCGCCGCCTTCGGCCTGCCGCTGGCGGACGTGATCGACGTCGACGCCGAAAAGGCGCGTCTGGAAAAGACCCTCGGCAAGCTGGCCAAGGAACTGGGCGGGCTGCGCGGGCGGCTGAACAACCCGAAATTCGCGGCCTCGGCCCCGGAAGAAGTGGTTGCGGAAGCCCGCGAAAACCTCGCCGCGCGGGAAGAAGAGGAAGCCAAGGTCAAGGAGGCGCTGGCGCGCCTGGCCGAGATCGGCTGA
- a CDS encoding DUF1330 domain-containing protein has translation MPKGYWVAHVDVRDMERYQAYIDAARPVLAEYGAKFLIRGGNREVREGAFRARTVVLEFRDFETAKACYDSVAYQDAKAFRDLVSAGDMHIIEGYGA, from the coding sequence ATGCCCAAAGGATACTGGGTGGCCCACGTGGATGTGCGCGACATGGAACGCTATCAGGCTTACATCGACGCTGCCCGCCCGGTGCTGGCAGAGTACGGCGCGAAGTTCCTGATACGCGGCGGCAACAGAGAAGTGCGCGAAGGCGCGTTCCGCGCCCGGACCGTGGTCCTGGAATTCAGGGATTTCGAAACGGCCAAAGCCTGCTATGATTCCGTGGCTTATCAGGACGCCAAGGCCTTTCGCGATCTGGTCTCGGCGGGTGATATGCATATCATCGAAGGTTACGGTGCGTAG
- a CDS encoding TerB family tellurite resistance protein, translating to MLKKFFQAFRPSDTPALPDPDAELALGALLVRVAQSDREYQLEEISLIDRILARLYQHNAIEAAKVRATCEKLHAAAPETDTFGKLIRETTGLEERLAALDALWEVVLADGAAHEGEVTILEDARKAMGLSYTDSQKARARAEQKSAAPAGDS from the coding sequence CTGCTCAAGAAGTTCTTTCAAGCTTTCCGCCCCTCTGATACGCCTGCGCTGCCGGATCCGGATGCCGAGCTGGCGCTGGGTGCCTTGCTGGTGCGGGTGGCGCAATCGGACCGCGAATACCAGCTGGAGGAGATCAGCCTGATCGACCGGATCCTGGCGCGGCTTTACCAGCACAACGCGATCGAGGCCGCCAAGGTGCGCGCCACCTGCGAAAAGCTGCATGCCGCAGCACCCGAGACCGACACGTTCGGCAAGCTGATCCGCGAGACCACCGGGCTGGAAGAACGCCTGGCCGCACTGGACGCGCTGTGGGAAGTGGTGCTGGCCGACGGCGCCGCGCACGAAGGCGAGGTCACCATTCTCGAGGACGCGCGCAAGGCGATGGGCCTGTCCTACACCGACAGCCAGAAGGCCCGCGCCCGCGCCGAACAGAAATCCGCCGCACCGGCCGGAGACAGCTGA
- a CDS encoding TerB family tellurite resistance protein produces MFRELLHRLLEPAPAPLDDQDARLALTALLVRIARSDHNFSEVEKDRIDRILAARYGLDTGGALILREQAEAMEAEAPDTVRFTRAIKEAVAYEDRTGVIEALWQVALADGRRDANEDALLRLSSSLLGVSDVDSAKARKRAEAAL; encoded by the coding sequence ATGTTCAGGGAGCTTCTGCACCGCCTGCTGGAGCCTGCGCCAGCGCCGCTGGATGACCAGGACGCGCGGCTGGCGCTGACCGCGCTGCTGGTGCGGATCGCCCGCTCCGACCACAATTTCTCCGAGGTGGAGAAGGACCGGATCGACCGCATTCTGGCCGCCCGCTACGGCCTGGACACCGGCGGCGCGCTGATCCTGCGCGAACAGGCCGAGGCGATGGAGGCCGAAGCGCCCGACACCGTCCGCTTCACCCGCGCGATCAAGGAGGCGGTGGCCTATGAGGACCGCACCGGCGTCATTGAGGCCCTGTGGCAGGTGGCGCTGGCCGACGGCCGCCGCGATGCCAATGAAGACGCGCTCCTGCGGCTGTCGTCCAGCCTGCTGGGGGTATCGGACGTGGACAGCGCAAAGGCGCGCAAACGGGCAGAGGCTGCTTTATGA
- a CDS encoding phosphate/phosphite/phosphonate ABC transporter substrate-binding protein, which produces MIAHLGMYDRPETAAANDRFWASIRGHLGSGPEKLTRDADFWQVWKSPDLLLSQTCGCPYRTRLYGEVDLVGTPDYGLPGCPPGYYNSVFVARHEDAGQPLSGFAGRRFAFNEGLSQSGWAAPMVHLHDRGILPGALVETGSHRLSAEAVADGRADFASLDALSWEMIGKYDGFAAGLTEIERTEPTPALPYITALGQDPQALFAAIESAIPALDEDARNLLHLKGLAQVSPADYLAVPTPPGPVLTEQRIRAAELA; this is translated from the coding sequence ATGATTGCTCATCTTGGAATGTACGACCGCCCCGAAACCGCGGCGGCAAACGACCGGTTCTGGGCCTCGATCCGCGGCCATCTTGGCAGCGGGCCCGAAAAGCTGACCCGGGACGCCGATTTCTGGCAGGTCTGGAAATCCCCGGACCTGCTGCTGTCGCAGACCTGCGGCTGTCCCTACCGCACCCGGCTTTATGGCGAGGTGGACCTGGTGGGCACCCCCGACTACGGCCTGCCCGGCTGCCCGCCAGGCTACTACAACAGCGTCTTTGTGGCGCGCCACGAGGATGCAGGCCAGCCGCTGTCCGGTTTTGCCGGGCGTCGTTTTGCCTTTAACGAAGGGCTGTCGCAATCAGGCTGGGCCGCACCGATGGTGCATTTGCACGACCGCGGCATCCTGCCCGGCGCGCTGGTGGAAACCGGCAGTCACCGGCTGTCCGCCGAAGCTGTTGCCGATGGCCGGGCCGATTTTGCATCCCTGGACGCGCTGAGCTGGGAAATGATCGGAAAATATGATGGGTTCGCCGCCGGGCTGACCGAGATCGAACGCACCGAACCGACCCCGGCCCTGCCCTATATCACCGCCTTGGGCCAGGACCCGCAGGCGCTGTTTGCAGCCATCGAATCCGCCATTCCCGCACTGGATGAAGATGCCAGAAACCTGCTGCATCTGAAGGGTCTGGCGCAGGTCTCTCCCGCCGATTATCTGGCGGTGCCAACCCCGCCCGGCCCGGTGCTGACCGAACAGCGCATCCGCGCGGCGGAGCTGGCCTGA
- a CDS encoding ABC transporter ATP-binding protein: MTNTSPVLQIRGLHKSYGELEVIKGVDISARGGDVVSLIGSSGSGKSTLLRCCNLLEDSQQGEILFKGEPVTWSGQGLNRRPADAKQILRIRTNLSMVFQQFNLWAHMTILQNVMEAPVTVLGRDRAEVEEKARYYLDKVGIGDKCDVYPAQLSGGQQQRAAIARALCMEPEALLFDEPTSALDPELEQEVVKVIKDLAAEGRTMLIVTHDMKMAADVSSHVVFLHQGLIEEEGTPDEVFGGTRSDRLRAFLSSTRHEQ, from the coding sequence TTGACCAATACATCGCCCGTTCTGCAAATCCGCGGCCTGCACAAATCCTACGGCGAGCTGGAAGTGATCAAAGGCGTGGACATCAGCGCACGCGGCGGCGATGTGGTTTCACTGATCGGGTCTTCGGGGTCGGGCAAGTCCACGCTTCTGCGCTGCTGCAACCTGCTGGAAGACAGCCAGCAGGGCGAGATTCTGTTCAAGGGCGAACCGGTCACATGGTCCGGCCAGGGGCTCAACCGCCGCCCGGCAGATGCCAAGCAGATCCTGCGCATCCGCACCAACCTGTCGATGGTGTTCCAGCAGTTCAACCTGTGGGCTCATATGACCATCCTGCAAAACGTCATGGAAGCGCCGGTCACCGTGCTGGGCCGCGACCGGGCCGAGGTTGAGGAAAAGGCCCGCTACTATCTGGACAAGGTCGGCATCGGCGACAAATGCGATGTCTATCCGGCCCAGCTGTCAGGCGGCCAGCAGCAGCGTGCCGCCATTGCCCGCGCCCTGTGCATGGAGCCCGAGGCGCTGCTGTTCGATGAGCCGACATCCGCCCTGGACCCCGAACTGGAGCAGGAGGTTGTCAAGGTGATCAAGGACCTCGCCGCTGAGGGCCGGACCATGCTGATCGTGACCCACGACATGAAGATGGCCGCGGATGTGTCCAGCCATGTGGTGTTCCTGCATCAGGGGCTGATCGAGGAAGAAGGCACGCCCGATGAAGTCTTTGGCGGAACCCGCTCCGATCGGCTGCGTGCTTTCTTGTCTTCAACCCGGCACGAACAATAA
- a CDS encoding transporter substrate-binding domain-containing protein, which yields MKSLILGTAALALTAGMGLADTVRLGTEGAYAPWNFVNDAGEIDGFERDLGDELCKRAELTCEWVKNDWDSIIPNLVSGNYDTIIAGMSITDERDEVIDFTQPYTPPDPSAYVALSSDVDLESGVIAAQASTLQSAFVAEQGWTLVEFATPEETIAAVRNGEADAVLADKSFLDTVLGDDLVMLERTEALGGGVGIGVRESDQELRGKFDAAIQSMKDDGSLNELIAKWEVSSQW from the coding sequence ATGAAATCTCTGATCCTAGGCACCGCTGCCCTGGCGCTGACCGCGGGCATGGGCCTGGCGGACACCGTGCGCCTGGGCACCGAAGGTGCCTATGCGCCGTGGAATTTCGTCAATGACGCGGGCGAGATCGACGGCTTCGAGCGCGACCTGGGCGACGAGCTGTGCAAGCGCGCCGAGCTGACTTGCGAATGGGTCAAGAACGACTGGGATTCGATCATTCCGAACCTGGTTTCCGGCAACTACGACACCATCATCGCCGGCATGTCGATCACCGACGAGCGTGACGAGGTCATTGACTTCACCCAGCCCTACACGCCGCCGGATCCGTCCGCCTATGTTGCGCTGTCCTCTGACGTCGATCTGGAATCGGGCGTGATCGCCGCACAGGCGTCCACCCTCCAGTCCGCCTTTGTGGCTGAACAGGGCTGGACCCTGGTGGAATTCGCCACTCCGGAAGAAACCATCGCCGCCGTGCGCAACGGCGAAGCCGATGCAGTCCTGGCTGACAAGAGCTTCCTCGACACCGTGCTTGGCGACGACCTGGTGATGCTGGAGCGCACCGAAGCGCTCGGCGGCGGTGTCGGCATCGGCGTCCGGGAGTCCGATCAGGAGCTGCGCGGCAAGTTCGATGCGGCAATCCAGTCGATGAAGGATGACGGATCGCTGAACGAACTGATCGCCAAGTGGGAAGTCTCCTCCCAGTGGTAA
- a CDS encoding ABC transporter permease — MFSYCTDPSTLEGLTWLSCYLTTGKHLNLYISVVVVLVLLAITAPVALLFGFGAASAARSRILPLRWFGKGYTSIVRGVPDIAFFLFFVIALDQAFEWMRHKVKCPDWDEPIRRGIDFVVCDAAKLPLSTSPQWVHETYGFFLAVLTFSIVFGAFAANVLYGAMRAVPRAQIETAEAYGLSRRQAFWRILVPQMWVYALPGLSNLWMVLIKSTPLLFLLGVEDIVYWARELGGTKTARFTEYPHPNWHVWYFAALLVFYLCFTKVSEVVLDRIMTRLTKGQATAAGEAQRKAAA, encoded by the coding sequence ATGTTTTCCTATTGCACGGACCCATCCACGCTTGAGGGGCTGACCTGGCTCAGCTGCTATCTGACCACGGGAAAGCATCTAAACCTGTACATCTCGGTCGTCGTGGTTCTGGTCCTGCTGGCCATCACCGCCCCGGTTGCGCTCCTGTTCGGTTTCGGCGCCGCCAGCGCCGCCCGCTCCAGGATCCTGCCGCTGCGCTGGTTCGGCAAGGGGTATACCAGCATCGTGCGCGGGGTGCCGGACATTGCCTTCTTTCTGTTTTTCGTGATCGCGCTGGACCAGGCCTTCGAATGGATGCGCCACAAGGTGAAATGTCCGGACTGGGACGAACCGATCCGCCGCGGCATCGATTTTGTGGTCTGCGACGCGGCCAAGCTGCCGCTGTCCACCTCTCCGCAATGGGTGCATGAAACCTACGGCTTCTTTCTGGCGGTGCTGACCTTCTCCATCGTGTTCGGCGCCTTTGCTGCCAATGTGCTTTACGGCGCGATGCGCGCCGTACCGCGCGCGCAGATCGAAACCGCCGAGGCCTACGGCCTGTCCCGGCGCCAGGCATTCTGGCGCATCCTGGTGCCGCAGATGTGGGTTTATGCGCTGCCCGGGTTGTCGAACCTCTGGATGGTACTGATCAAATCCACCCCGCTGCTGTTCCTGCTGGGAGTCGAGGACATCGTCTACTGGGCCCGGGAACTGGGCGGCACCAAGACCGCCAGATTCACCGAATACCCGCATCCGAACTGGCATGTCTGGTACTTTGCAGCCCTGCTTGTGTTCTATCTCTGCTTCACCAAAGTGTCCGAGGTCGTGCTGGACCGGATCATGACCCGCCTGACAAAGGGCCAGGCGACCGCGGCGGGCGAAGCACAAAGAAAGGCAGCGGCATGA
- a CDS encoding ABC transporter permease, producing the protein MTCAETIQAYAFRSLGIGERLLPRGEYTLCEHFTLIGSGMIWNIYFGAVALMTGFVLAVALAVGKSSPNPLWRKPAEWFIFIFRGSPLFIQFFFAYACFLSLKSVSGVFDPFTSAWLGALVVLFFNTAAYSGEIFHGALLSVPKGDIEAADAYGMTGITRFRRITFPTMLRLAWPAYTNEAIFLFHATTLVFFSGFPAWRQQGDALYYASYFADKTFNPFIPYPILAFYFILLTLVIIAIFGAVNKLLNRHLPQERRQRFRLRPNLIR; encoded by the coding sequence ATGACCTGCGCAGAAACCATCCAGGCTTATGCATTCCGTTCGCTCGGTATTGGCGAAAGGCTGCTGCCGCGCGGGGAGTATACCCTGTGCGAGCATTTCACCCTGATCGGCTCCGGCATGATCTGGAACATTTACTTCGGCGCGGTGGCTCTGATGACCGGGTTCGTCCTGGCGGTGGCCCTGGCGGTCGGCAAGTCCAGCCCCAACCCGTTGTGGCGCAAACCGGCAGAGTGGTTCATCTTCATCTTCCGCGGCAGCCCGCTGTTCATCCAGTTCTTCTTTGCCTATGCGTGTTTCCTCAGCCTCAAAAGCGTCTCCGGCGTCTTCGACCCGTTCACGTCCGCCTGGCTGGGTGCGCTGGTCGTGCTGTTCTTCAACACCGCCGCCTATTCGGGCGAGATCTTCCATGGCGCGCTGCTGTCGGTCCCCAAGGGCGATATCGAGGCGGCGGATGCCTATGGCATGACCGGCATCACCCGGTTCCGCCGCATCACCTTCCCGACCATGCTGCGCCTTGCCTGGCCCGCCTACACCAACGAGGCAATCTTCCTGTTCCATGCCACCACGCTGGTGTTCTTCTCCGGCTTCCCGGCCTGGCGGCAGCAGGGCGATGCGCTCTACTATGCCAGCTATTTTGCCGACAAGACCTTCAACCCGTTCATCCCCTATCCGATCCTGGCCTTCTACTTCATTCTGCTGACATTGGTGATCATCGCCATCTTCGGGGCGGTGAACAAGCTCCTGAACCGGCACCTGCCTCAGGAACGGCGGCAAAGATTTCGCTTGCGTCCTAATCTGATCCGGTAG
- a CDS encoding glutamine synthetase family protein encodes MKNWLRKNPHVRTIRVAAADINGQARGKRIPARFADKAVEDGTRFPLSVLNLDIWGEDIDDSPLVFESGDADGVLKPTERGFVPMPWLDAPSALLPIWMYREDGRAYEGDPRHALRAVVDRYKALGLTPVVAVELEFFLIDDSGKNLQVPTSPRSGKRRKAAETMSIRALDQFDTFFTDLYDACEEMDIPADTAISEAGLGQFEINLMHGPDALRAADDAWLFKMLVKGLARRHGFAASFMAKPYEDYAGNGLHTHFSVLDQDGNNIFDDDGPKGTDAMRHAVGGCLKAMGDSTLVFAPHGNSYDRMVPGAHAPTGICWAYENRTAAIRVPSGNPKARRIEHRFAGGDVNPYLMLAAILGAALYGIENRVEPTEPITGNAYALDLPQVPNTWQSAIDAFEGSEIIPHFFSAEMIRNMVLTKRQELRYMEELTPEERVEIYLDTV; translated from the coding sequence ATGAAGAACTGGCTCAGGAAAAACCCGCATGTGCGCACCATCCGCGTGGCTGCGGCAGACATCAACGGTCAGGCCCGGGGCAAGCGCATCCCGGCCCGCTTTGCCGATAAAGCGGTCGAGGACGGCACCCGGTTTCCGCTGTCGGTTCTCAACCTCGACATCTGGGGCGAAGACATCGACGACAGCCCGCTGGTGTTCGAAAGCGGCGATGCCGACGGGGTGCTGAAACCGACCGAGCGCGGCTTTGTGCCGATGCCCTGGCTGGATGCCCCCTCGGCCCTGCTGCCGATCTGGATGTACCGCGAGGACGGGCGCGCCTATGAGGGCGACCCGCGCCATGCGCTGCGCGCCGTTGTCGACCGCTACAAGGCACTGGGCCTGACACCGGTGGTTGCGGTGGAACTGGAATTCTTCCTGATCGACGACAGCGGCAAGAACCTGCAGGTGCCGACCTCGCCGCGCTCCGGCAAACGCCGCAAGGCGGCGGAGACCATGTCGATCCGGGCGCTGGACCAGTTCGATACCTTCTTCACCGATCTGTATGACGCCTGCGAAGAAATGGATATCCCTGCCGACACCGCGATTTCCGAGGCGGGCCTCGGCCAGTTCGAGATCAACCTGATGCATGGGCCGGACGCCCTGCGCGCCGCCGATGACGCCTGGCTGTTCAAGATGCTGGTCAAGGGGCTCGCCCGCCGCCACGGCTTTGCCGCCAGCTTCATGGCCAAGCCTTACGAGGATTACGCCGGCAACGGGCTGCATACCCATTTCTCGGTTCTGGATCAGGACGGCAACAACATCTTTGACGACGACGGCCCCAAGGGCACCGACGCCATGCGCCATGCCGTCGGCGGCTGCCTCAAGGCGATGGGCGATTCCACGCTGGTCTTCGCGCCGCATGGCAACAGCTATGACCGGATGGTGCCGGGCGCCCACGCCCCCACCGGCATCTGCTGGGCTTACGAGAACCGCACCGCCGCCATCCGCGTGCCCTCCGGCAACCCCAAGGCGCGCCGGATCGAGCACCGCTTTGCCGGCGGCGACGTGAACCCCTATCTGATGCTGGCCGCCATCCTCGGCGCCGCCCTTTACGGGATCGAGAACCGGGTCGAGCCCACGGAGCCGATCACCGGCAATGCCTATGCGCTGGACCTGCCGCAGGTGCCCAACACCTGGCAAAGCGCAATCGACGCTTTCGAAGGCTCGGAGATCATTCCACATTTCTTCTCTGCCGAGATGATCCGCAACATGGTGCTGACCAAGCGCCAGGAGCTGCGCTACATGGAAGAGCTCACTCCGGAAGAGCGGGTGGAGATCTATCTGGACACGGTCTGA
- a CDS encoding type 1 glutamine amidotransferase, which yields MKIGILQTGHSPEDLFGPFGDYDGMFRDMLDGNGFEFQTWAVVDGIFPDSPADADGWLITGSKHGAYEDHAWIAPLEALIRQIHARKQPLAGICFGHQVIAQALGGKVAKFDGGWAVGRVTYQVDGKDLTLNAWHQDQVVELPEGARVLGGNAFCRNGILAYGDHIISWQPHPEFPSAFVGGLIEKRGRGVVPDDLLDRAAADLDAPVDNPEIATFLAEFYRKERI from the coding sequence ATGAAAATCGGCATCCTGCAAACCGGCCACTCCCCCGAAGACCTGTTTGGCCCGTTCGGCGACTACGACGGCATGTTCCGCGACATGCTGGACGGCAACGGGTTCGAGTTTCAGACCTGGGCCGTGGTCGACGGCATCTTCCCGGACAGCCCGGCGGACGCCGACGGCTGGCTGATCACCGGCTCCAAGCACGGCGCCTATGAGGACCACGCCTGGATCGCGCCGCTGGAGGCGCTGATCCGCCAGATCCACGCCCGCAAACAACCGCTGGCCGGCATCTGCTTCGGCCATCAGGTCATCGCCCAGGCGCTTGGCGGCAAGGTGGCGAAATTCGACGGCGGCTGGGCCGTGGGCCGCGTCACCTACCAGGTGGACGGCAAGGACCTGACCCTCAATGCCTGGCATCAGGATCAGGTGGTGGAACTGCCCGAGGGCGCCCGCGTGCTGGGCGGCAACGCCTTCTGCCGCAATGGCATCCTGGCCTATGGCGACCACATCATCTCCTGGCAGCCGCACCCCGAATTCCCCAGCGCCTTTGTTGGCGGCCTAATCGAAAAACGCGGCCGCGGCGTGGTTCCGGATGACTTGCTCGACCGGGCCGCCGCCGATCTGGACGCGCCCGTGGACAACCCTGAAATCGCAACCTTCCTCGCAGAATTTTACAGGAAAGAGAGGATCTGA